The following coding sequences are from one Haliotis asinina isolate JCU_RB_2024 chromosome 3, JCU_Hal_asi_v2, whole genome shotgun sequence window:
- the LOC137279097 gene encoding uncharacterized protein, whose translation MALGIGLVLLLSVSAYGQENVRYQGTRLPLCDYNRNLRVSLPNWGCQRFISCDSDGLAFGPQDCGQGTLFDFEKQNCDFPHTFVCPENNATCATQAVRGDCNRFTLCVDGQELAFNCGEDTVYSNKVHTCTHPQDLDEEGQEYCQLS comes from the exons ATGGCGCTTGGAATCGGACTTGTTCTACTCCTATCTGTCTCTGCATATGGGCAGGAGAATGTCAGATACCAGGGCACAC GCCTCCCACTCTGTGACTACAACCGCAACCTACGGGTAAGTCTACCAAACTGGGGATGTCAGCGCTTCATCAGCTGTGATTCTGACGGTCTGGCGTTCGGTCCGCAGGATTGCGGACAAGGAACCCTGTTCGACTTCGAGAAGCAAAACTGTGACTTTCCTCACACTTTTGTGTGTCCGGAAAACAACGCCA CATGTGCAACTCAGGCCGTCCGAGGAGACTGCAACCGCTTCACCTTGTGTGTCGATGGCCAGGAGCTCGCCTTCAACTGCGGTGAAGATACAGTTTACTCCAACAAAGTCCACACCTGTACACACCCACAAGATCTGGACGAAGAAGGGCAGGAATATTGTCAACTTTCTTAG